In the Theobroma cacao cultivar B97-61/B2 chromosome 1, Criollo_cocoa_genome_V2, whole genome shotgun sequence genome, one interval contains:
- the LOC18611862 gene encoding GDP-mannose transporter GONST1 isoform X1 — MGSRTLSIGASLDSPDAPFERNHTENVSMVSLKFHESNGVLDQGHQVSSPVRRDVVSRSLSAVKVHENDEMDLESGKLEKDRDKTIRSNKIVKIQNQALVSGLAYCISSCSMILVNKFVLSSYDFNAGISLMLYQNFISVVIVSILSSLGLISTEPLTWRLIKVWLPVNVIFVGMLVTSMFSLKYINVAMVTVLKNVTNVITAVGEMYLFKKHHDSRVWTALFLMIISAVSGGITDLSFHAIGYSWQIINCFLTASYSLTLRRVMDTAKQVTKSGNLNEFSMVLLNNTLSLPLGILLIFVFREVDYLCTTPLLRMPDFWLVMTLSGFLGLAISFTSMWFLHQTGATTYSLVGSLNKIPLSVAGIVLFKVPTSLENSASIFFGLLAGVFFARAKMRERS; from the exons ATGGGTTCAAG AACTTTGTCAATAGGTGCATCTCTAGATTCTCCTGATGCTCCTTTTGAAAGAAATCACACCGAAAATGTCAGTATGGTTTCCCTTAAATTTCATGAGTCAAATGGGGTGCTAGATCAGGGACATCAAGTCTCTAGTCCAGTGAGAAGAGATGTAGTTAGCAG GTCATTATCTGCAGTAAAGGTccatgaaaatgatgaaatggaCCTGGAGAGTGGTAAGTTGGAAAAGGACAGAGATAAAACAATACGTAGTAACAAGATAGTTAAAATACAAAATCAGGCCTTAGTATCTGGCCTTGCATATTGTATTTCCTCCTGCAGTATGATACTGGTAAACAAATTTGTGCTCTCTAGCTATGATTTCAACGCGGGGATATCTTTGATGCTGTACCAG AACTTTATATCCGTTGTTATTGTCTCTATACTGAGTTCTTTGGGCCTAATATCGACAGAACCACTAACGTGGAGATTGATTAAAGTCTGGTTACCTGTGAATGTCATATTTGTCGGGATGCTTGTTACAAGCATGTTTAG tttgaaatatattaatgtaGCCATGGTCACGGTCCTGAAGAATGTCACTAATGTAATTACTGCAGTTGGTGAAATGTATCTATTTAAGAAGCATCATGATAGCAGGGTGTGGACTgctttgttcttaatg ATTATTTCAGCAGTTTCTGGAGGGATAACTGATCTATCATTTCATGCCATTGGATATTCATGGCAGATTATAAACTGCTTCTTAACTGCATCGTATTCT CTGACCCTACGTAGAGTCATGGATACTGCAAAGCAGGTCACCAAATCTGGGAACTTGAATGAATTTTCAATGGTCTTGCTTAATAACACACTTTCATTGCCTTTGGGGattcttcttatttttgttttcaggGAGGTTGATTATCTCTGCACAAC ACCACTTCTAAGGATGCCTGACTTCTGGTTGGTAATGACATTAAGTGGATTTTTGGGTCTGGCAATCAGTTTCACTTCAATGTGGTTTCTTCATCAAACAGGGGCTACCACCTACAG CCTCGTAggatcattgaataaaattcctCTCTCTGTTGCCGGTATTGTTCTTTTCAAAGTCCCTACGAGTTTGGAGAACTCTGCCAGCATCTTCTTTG GTCTTTTGGCAGGAGTGTTTTTTGCAAGAGCCAAAATGCGAGAGAGATCTTAA
- the LOC18611862 gene encoding GDP-mannose transporter GONST1 isoform X3, with amino-acid sequence MGSRSLSAVKVHENDEMDLESGKLEKDRDKTIRSNKIVKIQNQALVSGLAYCISSCSMILVNKFVLSSYDFNAGISLMLYQNFISVVIVSILSSLGLISTEPLTWRLIKVWLPVNVIFVGMLVTSMFSLKYINVAMVTVLKNVTNVITAVGEMYLFKKHHDSRVWTALFLMIISAVSGGITDLSFHAIGYSWQIINCFLTASYSLTLRRVMDTAKQVTKSGNLNEFSMVLLNNTLSLPLGILLIFVFREVDYLCTTPLLRMPDFWLVMTLSGFLGLAISFTSMWFLHQTGATTYSLVGSLNKIPLSVAGIVLFKVPTSLENSASIFFGLLAGVFFARAKMRERS; translated from the exons ATGGGTTCAAG GTCATTATCTGCAGTAAAGGTccatgaaaatgatgaaatggaCCTGGAGAGTGGTAAGTTGGAAAAGGACAGAGATAAAACAATACGTAGTAACAAGATAGTTAAAATACAAAATCAGGCCTTAGTATCTGGCCTTGCATATTGTATTTCCTCCTGCAGTATGATACTGGTAAACAAATTTGTGCTCTCTAGCTATGATTTCAACGCGGGGATATCTTTGATGCTGTACCAG AACTTTATATCCGTTGTTATTGTCTCTATACTGAGTTCTTTGGGCCTAATATCGACAGAACCACTAACGTGGAGATTGATTAAAGTCTGGTTACCTGTGAATGTCATATTTGTCGGGATGCTTGTTACAAGCATGTTTAG tttgaaatatattaatgtaGCCATGGTCACGGTCCTGAAGAATGTCACTAATGTAATTACTGCAGTTGGTGAAATGTATCTATTTAAGAAGCATCATGATAGCAGGGTGTGGACTgctttgttcttaatg ATTATTTCAGCAGTTTCTGGAGGGATAACTGATCTATCATTTCATGCCATTGGATATTCATGGCAGATTATAAACTGCTTCTTAACTGCATCGTATTCT CTGACCCTACGTAGAGTCATGGATACTGCAAAGCAGGTCACCAAATCTGGGAACTTGAATGAATTTTCAATGGTCTTGCTTAATAACACACTTTCATTGCCTTTGGGGattcttcttatttttgttttcaggGAGGTTGATTATCTCTGCACAAC ACCACTTCTAAGGATGCCTGACTTCTGGTTGGTAATGACATTAAGTGGATTTTTGGGTCTGGCAATCAGTTTCACTTCAATGTGGTTTCTTCATCAAACAGGGGCTACCACCTACAG CCTCGTAggatcattgaataaaattcctCTCTCTGTTGCCGGTATTGTTCTTTTCAAAGTCCCTACGAGTTTGGAGAACTCTGCCAGCATCTTCTTTG GTCTTTTGGCAGGAGTGTTTTTTGCAAGAGCCAAAATGCGAGAGAGATCTTAA
- the LOC18611862 gene encoding GDP-mannose transporter GONST1 isoform X2 has product MVSLKFHESNGVLDQGHQVSSPVRRDVVSRSLSAVKVHENDEMDLESGKLEKDRDKTIRSNKIVKIQNQALVSGLAYCISSCSMILVNKFVLSSYDFNAGISLMLYQNFISVVIVSILSSLGLISTEPLTWRLIKVWLPVNVIFVGMLVTSMFSLKYINVAMVTVLKNVTNVITAVGEMYLFKKHHDSRVWTALFLMIISAVSGGITDLSFHAIGYSWQIINCFLTASYSLTLRRVMDTAKQVTKSGNLNEFSMVLLNNTLSLPLGILLIFVFREVDYLCTTPLLRMPDFWLVMTLSGFLGLAISFTSMWFLHQTGATTYSLVGSLNKIPLSVAGIVLFKVPTSLENSASIFFGLLAGVFFARAKMRERS; this is encoded by the exons ATGGTTTCCCTTAAATTTCATGAGTCAAATGGGGTGCTAGATCAGGGACATCAAGTCTCTAGTCCAGTGAGAAGAGATGTAGTTAGCAG GTCATTATCTGCAGTAAAGGTccatgaaaatgatgaaatggaCCTGGAGAGTGGTAAGTTGGAAAAGGACAGAGATAAAACAATACGTAGTAACAAGATAGTTAAAATACAAAATCAGGCCTTAGTATCTGGCCTTGCATATTGTATTTCCTCCTGCAGTATGATACTGGTAAACAAATTTGTGCTCTCTAGCTATGATTTCAACGCGGGGATATCTTTGATGCTGTACCAG AACTTTATATCCGTTGTTATTGTCTCTATACTGAGTTCTTTGGGCCTAATATCGACAGAACCACTAACGTGGAGATTGATTAAAGTCTGGTTACCTGTGAATGTCATATTTGTCGGGATGCTTGTTACAAGCATGTTTAG tttgaaatatattaatgtaGCCATGGTCACGGTCCTGAAGAATGTCACTAATGTAATTACTGCAGTTGGTGAAATGTATCTATTTAAGAAGCATCATGATAGCAGGGTGTGGACTgctttgttcttaatg ATTATTTCAGCAGTTTCTGGAGGGATAACTGATCTATCATTTCATGCCATTGGATATTCATGGCAGATTATAAACTGCTTCTTAACTGCATCGTATTCT CTGACCCTACGTAGAGTCATGGATACTGCAAAGCAGGTCACCAAATCTGGGAACTTGAATGAATTTTCAATGGTCTTGCTTAATAACACACTTTCATTGCCTTTGGGGattcttcttatttttgttttcaggGAGGTTGATTATCTCTGCACAAC ACCACTTCTAAGGATGCCTGACTTCTGGTTGGTAATGACATTAAGTGGATTTTTGGGTCTGGCAATCAGTTTCACTTCAATGTGGTTTCTTCATCAAACAGGGGCTACCACCTACAG CCTCGTAggatcattgaataaaattcctCTCTCTGTTGCCGGTATTGTTCTTTTCAAAGTCCCTACGAGTTTGGAGAACTCTGCCAGCATCTTCTTTG GTCTTTTGGCAGGAGTGTTTTTTGCAAGAGCCAAAATGCGAGAGAGATCTTAA
- the LOC18611864 gene encoding uncharacterized protein LOC18611864 isoform X3, with protein sequence MLKKTDCCQGVVNRKDKDGNTALHRAAAKNYPQMLKLLLACKADKNVTNQAGLTALDVARGQVNNRESINILGVCSFAGVSTLYKLWQLIVKILTEASTEIFQDMDGISSDDRNALLVILGLLLTATYQAILSPPGGVWQGAGTETRLSSPSVVWQVGAPTSTPTPFHPRKSRNIVGTSIMDPVEFLVFYLTICAVFIVAFFLTLGLLKPFPRGFKTALQDLISQPSSPPSILG encoded by the exons ATGCTGAAGAAGACTGATTGTTGTCAAGGAGTGGTGAACCGGAAAGATAAGGATGGCAACACTGCCTTACACAGAGCTGCGGCCAAGAATTACCCCCAG ATGCTCAAACTGCTATTAGCATGCAAGGCTGATAAAAATGTGACCAATCAAGCTGGTTTAACGGCTCTGGATGTTGCACGGGGCCAGGTTAACAACCGAGAAAGCATTAATATACTTGGAGTTTGTTCATTTGCTGGAGTTTCAACTTTATATAAGTTGTGGCAACTGATcgtcaaaattttaacagaGGCATCAACAGAGATTTTTCAGGATATGGATGGCATTTCAAGCGACGACCGCAACGCTTTATTAGTAATATTGGGATTGCTACTAACAGCAACCTACCAAGCAATTCTTAGCCCGCCCGGTGGCGTTTGGCAGGGTGCAGGTACGGAAACTCGTTTAAGCTCGCCTAGCGTTGTTTGGCAGGTTGGAGCTCCAACCTCCACTCCCACTCCATTCCATCCTAGAAAAAGTAGAAATATCGTAGGAACATCAATCATGGATCCAGttgaatttcttgttttctatCTTACAATCTGTGCAGTGTTTATCGTAGCGTTTTTCTTAACATTGGGCCTCCTTAAACCTTTTCCCCGAGGTTTCAAGACTGCTCTTCAG GATTTGATATCTCAACCCTCAAGCCCACCTTCCATTTTAGGATGA
- the LOC18611864 gene encoding uncharacterized protein LOC18611864 isoform X1, translated as MLKKTDCCQGVVNRKDKDGNTALHRAAAKNYPQMLKLLLACKADKNVTNQAGLTALDVARGQVNNRESINILGVCSFAGVSTLYKLWQLIVKILTEASTEIFQDMDGISSDDRNALLVILGLLLTATYQAILSPPGGVWQGAGTETRLSSPSVVWQVGAPTSTPTPFHPRKSRNIVGTSIMDPVEFLVFYLTICAVFIVAFFLTLGLLKPFPRGFKTALQVLLAFFAICFQASIYPIIPFYFYVPLVINIFIFLVFVIMMSMCTASRVSKISVMVLGCWLLVGVIYQSFASFGS; from the exons ATGCTGAAGAAGACTGATTGTTGTCAAGGAGTGGTGAACCGGAAAGATAAGGATGGCAACACTGCCTTACACAGAGCTGCGGCCAAGAATTACCCCCAG ATGCTCAAACTGCTATTAGCATGCAAGGCTGATAAAAATGTGACCAATCAAGCTGGTTTAACGGCTCTGGATGTTGCACGGGGCCAGGTTAACAACCGAGAAAGCATTAATATACTTGGAGTTTGTTCATTTGCTGGAGTTTCAACTTTATATAAGTTGTGGCAACTGATcgtcaaaattttaacagaGGCATCAACAGAGATTTTTCAGGATATGGATGGCATTTCAAGCGACGACCGCAACGCTTTATTAGTAATATTGGGATTGCTACTAACAGCAACCTACCAAGCAATTCTTAGCCCGCCCGGTGGCGTTTGGCAGGGTGCAGGTACGGAAACTCGTTTAAGCTCGCCTAGCGTTGTTTGGCAGGTTGGAGCTCCAACCTCCACTCCCACTCCATTCCATCCTAGAAAAAGTAGAAATATCGTAGGAACATCAATCATGGATCCAGttgaatttcttgttttctatCTTACAATCTGTGCAGTGTTTATCGTAGCGTTTTTCTTAACATTGGGCCTCCTTAAACCTTTTCCCCGAGGTTTCAAGACTGCTCTTCAGGTATTATTGGCATTTTTTGCTATATGCTTTCAAGCGTCAATATATCCCATAATTCCGTTTTATTTTTACGTGCCCTTAGTTATcaacatatttatatttttggtttttgttatAATGATGTCCATGTGTACTGCTTCCCGTGTATCCAAAATTAGCGTTATGGTACTAGGATGCTGGTTACTTGTTGGTGTCATTTATCAATCCTTCGCATCTTTCGGTTCTTAA
- the LOC18611864 gene encoding uncharacterized protein LOC18611864 isoform X2, protein MLKKTDCCQGVVNRKDKDGNTALHRAAAKNYPQMLKLLLACKADKNVTNQAGLTALDVARGQVNNRESINILGVCSFAGVSTLYKLWQLIVKILTEASTEIFQDMDGISSDDRNALLVILGLLLTATYQAILSPPGGVWQGAVFIVAFFLTLGLLKPFPRGFKTALQVLLAFFAICFQASIYPIIPFYFYVPLVINIFIFLVFVIMMSMCTASRVSKISVMVLGCWLLVGVIYQSFASFGS, encoded by the exons ATGCTGAAGAAGACTGATTGTTGTCAAGGAGTGGTGAACCGGAAAGATAAGGATGGCAACACTGCCTTACACAGAGCTGCGGCCAAGAATTACCCCCAG ATGCTCAAACTGCTATTAGCATGCAAGGCTGATAAAAATGTGACCAATCAAGCTGGTTTAACGGCTCTGGATGTTGCACGGGGCCAGGTTAACAACCGAGAAAGCATTAATATACTTGGAGTTTGTTCATTTGCTGGAGTTTCAACTTTATATAAGTTGTGGCAACTGATcgtcaaaattttaacagaGGCATCAACAGAGATTTTTCAGGATATGGATGGCATTTCAAGCGACGACCGCAACGCTTTATTAGTAATATTGGGATTGCTACTAACAGCAACCTACCAAGCAATTCTTAGCCCGCCCGGTGGCGTTTGGCAGGGTGCAG TGTTTATCGTAGCGTTTTTCTTAACATTGGGCCTCCTTAAACCTTTTCCCCGAGGTTTCAAGACTGCTCTTCAGGTATTATTGGCATTTTTTGCTATATGCTTTCAAGCGTCAATATATCCCATAATTCCGTTTTATTTTTACGTGCCCTTAGTTATcaacatatttatatttttggtttttgttatAATGATGTCCATGTGTACTGCTTCCCGTGTATCCAAAATTAGCGTTATGGTACTAGGATGCTGGTTACTTGTTGGTGTCATTTATCAATCCTTCGCATCTTTCGGTTCTTAA
- the LOC18611864 gene encoding uncharacterized protein LOC18611864 isoform X4 produces the protein MLKKTDCCQGVVNRKDKDGNTALHRAAAKNYPQMLKLLLACKADKNVTNQAGLTALDVARGQVNNRESINILGVCSFAGVSTLYKLWQLIVKILTEASTEIFQDMDGISSDDRNALLVILGLLLTATYQAILSPPGGVWQGAGFDISTLKPTFHFRMTNIRHEEQISPEEVIYGKIPREGTEVGSNKGRIRDSKEQKP, from the exons ATGCTGAAGAAGACTGATTGTTGTCAAGGAGTGGTGAACCGGAAAGATAAGGATGGCAACACTGCCTTACACAGAGCTGCGGCCAAGAATTACCCCCAG ATGCTCAAACTGCTATTAGCATGCAAGGCTGATAAAAATGTGACCAATCAAGCTGGTTTAACGGCTCTGGATGTTGCACGGGGCCAGGTTAACAACCGAGAAAGCATTAATATACTTGGAGTTTGTTCATTTGCTGGAGTTTCAACTTTATATAAGTTGTGGCAACTGATcgtcaaaattttaacagaGGCATCAACAGAGATTTTTCAGGATATGGATGGCATTTCAAGCGACGACCGCAACGCTTTATTAGTAATATTGGGATTGCTACTAACAGCAACCTACCAAGCAATTCTTAGCCCGCCCGGTGGCGTTTGGCAGGGTGCAG GATTTGATATCTCAACCCTCAAGCCCACCTTCCATTTTAGGATGACAAATATCAGACATGAAGAACAAATAAGTCCAGAGGAAGTCATATATGGCAAAATACCAAGAGAAGGAACTGAAGTTGGAAGCAACAAGGGAAGAATTCGTGACTCAAAGGAACAGAAGCCATAG
- the LOC18611865 gene encoding ankyrin repeat, PH and SEC7 domain containing protein secG — translation MITGWRGAALAGNIEALYASIQEDGDVLKRIDEVEFVDTPLHIAAAAGHTDFVMEMMNLKPSFAKKLNQRGFSSLHLALQNGHKETVLRLLEINKDLVRVKGKEGYTPLHYVTGEGNLDLLAKFLEDCPECIFDVTIHNQTAFHIAVENNRLAALRVLSKMLKKTDCCQDVVNRKDKDGHTALHRAAAKNYPQMLKLLLACKADKNVTNQAGLTALDVARGQVNNRESINILGVCSFAGVSTLYKLWQLIVKFLAKASIEIFRDMDSISSEDRNASLVILGLLLTATYQAILSPPGGVWQGQVSETRLSPPSGAPTSTPTPTHSKKSRNMVGTSIMDPGEFLVFYLTICAVFIVAFFLTLGLLKPFPRGFKTALQVLLAFFAICFQTSIYTITPFYFYVPLVIDIFLFLVFVIMMSMSTTSRVSKISVTVLGCWLLWGVIFQSFASFIY, via the exons ATGATTACCGGATGGAGGGGAGCCGCTCTAGCAGGAAATATCGAGGCACTCTACGCATCAATTCAAGAAGATGGAGATGTTTTGAAGCGCATTGATGAGGTGGAGTTTGTTGACACTCCCTTACACATAGCTGCAGCCGCAGGGCACACCGATTTTGTGATGGAGATGATGAACTTAAAGCCATCATTTGCTAAGAAGTTGAACCAACGTGGTTTTAGCTCCCTTCACCTGGCCTTGCAAAACGGGCATAAAGAGACGGTGCTTCGTCTCCTGGAAATTAATAAAGATCTTGTTCGTGTCAAAGGGAAGGAGGGCTACACTCCTTTGCATTATGTAACTGGAGAAGGAAACCTTGATCTTTTGGCCAAATTTTTGGAGGATTGTCCGGAATGTATCTTTGACGTGACAATTCACAACCAGACTGCTTTTCACATTGCTGTTGAAAACAATAGATTAGCTGCTCTTCGTGTCTTATCCAAGATGCTGAAGAAGACCGATTGTTGTCAAGACGTGGTGAACCGGAAAGATAAGGATGGCCACACTGCCTTGCACAGAGCTGCAGCCAAGAATTACCCCCAG ATGCTGAAACTGCTATTAGCATGCAAGGCTGATAAAAATGTGACCAATCAAGCTGGTTTAACGGCTCTGGATGTTGCACGGGGCCAAGTTAACAACCGAGAGAGCATTAATATACTTGGGGTTTGTTCATTTGCTGGAGTTTCAACTTTGTATAAGTTGTGGCAACTGATCGTCAAGTTTTTAGCGAAGGCATCAATAGAGATTTTTCGGGATATGGATAGCATATCAAGCGAGGACCGCAACGCTTCATTAGTAATATTAGGACTGCTACTAACAGCCACCTACCAAGCAATTCTTAGCCCGCCTGGTGGCGTTTGGCAGGGTCAAGTTTCCGAAACTCGTTTAAGCCCGCCTAGTGGAGCACCAACCTCCACTCCCACTCCAACCCATTCtaaaaaaagtagaaatatGGTAGGAACATCAATCATGGATCCAGGtgaatttcttgttttctatCTTACAATCTGTGCAGTCTTCATAGTAGCGTTTTTCTTAACATTGGGCCTCCTTAAACCTTTTCCCCGAGGTTTCAAGACTGCTCTTCAGGTATTATTGGCATTTTTTGCTATATGCTTTCAAACCTCAATATATACCATTactccattttatttttacgtGCCCTTAGTTATcgacatatttttatttttggtttttgttatAATGATGTCCATGAGTACTACTTCCCGTGTATCCAAAATTAGCGTTACAGTACTAGGATGCTGGTTACTTTGGGGTGTCATTTTTCAATCCTTCGCATCTTTCATTTATTAA
- the LOC18611866 gene encoding ankyrin repeat, PH and SEC7 domain containing protein secG produces the protein MITGCRGAALAGNIEALYTSIQEDGDVLKRIDEVEFVDTPLHIAAAAGHTDFVMEMMNLKPSFAKKLNQRGFSSLHLALQNGHKETVLRLLEINKDLVRVKGKEGYTPLHYVTREGNLDLLAKFLEDCPECIFDVTIHNQTAFHIAVENDRLAALHVLSKMLQKTDCCQGVVNRKDKDGNTALQRAAAKNYPQVINSHLPALINFTFACKADKNATNQAGLTALDVARDQVNNRESINILGVCSFAGVSTLYELWQPIVNFLTMASTEIFQDIDSISSEDRNALLVILGLLLTATYQAILSPPGGVWQGEVSETRLSPPSGAPTSTPTPTPTHSTKSRNMVGRSLLGPNEFLAFYLTICAVFIVAFCLTLGLLKPFPRGFKTALQDMIYLSTLKPTFKFRMTDIRHEEQISPEEIINGRISREEGTEVGSNKERNRASKEHKP, from the exons ATGATTACCGGATGTAGGGGAGCTGCTCTAGCAGGAAATATCGAGGCACTCTATACATCCATTCAAGAAGATGGAGATGTTTTGAAGCGCATTGATGAGGTGGAGTTTGTTGACACTCCCTTACACATAGCTGCAGCCGCAGGGCACACCGATTTTGTGATGGAGATGATGAACTTAAAGCCATCATTTGCTAAGAAGTTGAACCAACGTGGCTTTAGCTCCCTTCACCTGGCCTTGCAAAACGGGCATAAAGAGACGGTGCTTCGTCTCCTGGAAATTAATAAAGATCTTGTTCGTGTTAAAGGGAAGGAGGGCTACACTCCTTTGCATTATGTAACTAGAGAAGGAAACCTTGATCTTTTGGCCAAATTTTTGGAGGATTGTCCTGAATGCATCTTTGACGTGACAATTCACAACCAGACTGCTTTTCACATTGCTGTTGAAAACGATAGATTAGCTGCTCTTCATGTCTTATCCAAGATGCTGCAGAAGACTGATTGTTGTCAAGGCGTGGTAAACCGGAAAGATAAGGATGGCAACACTGCCTTGCAGAGAGCTGCAGCCAAGAATTACCCCCAGGTCATCAATTCTCATTTACCCGCTCtaattaattttacttttg CATGCAAGGCTGATAAAAATGCGACCAATCAAGCTGGTTTAACCGCTCTGGATGTTGCGCGGGACCAGGTTAACAACCGAGAGAGCATTAATATACTTGGAGTTTGTTCATTTGCTGGAGTTTCAACTTTATATGAGTTGTGGCAACCGATCGTCAACTTTTTAACAATGGCATCAACGGAGATTTTTCAGGATATAGATAGCATATCAAGCGAGGACCGCAACGCTTTATTAGTAATATTAGGACTGCTACTAACAGCCACCTACCAAGCAATTCTTAGCCCGCCTGGTGGCGTTTGGCAGGGTGAAGTTTCCGAAACTCGTTTAAGCCCGCCTAGTGGAGCTCCAACCTCCACTCCCACTCCCACTCCAACCCATTCTACAAAAAGTAGAAATATGGTAGGAAGATCACTCTTGGGTCCAAATGAATTTCTTGCTTTCTATCTTACAATCTGTGCAGTCTTTATAGTAGCGTTTTGCTTAACATTGGGCCTCCTTAAACCTTTTCCCCGAGGTTTCAAGACTGCTCTTCAG GATATGATATATCTCTCAACCCTCAAGCCCACCTTCAAATTTAGGATGACAGATATCAGACATGAAGAACAAATAAGTCCAGAAGAAATCATAAATGGCAGAATATCAAGAGAAGAAGGAACTGAAGTTGGAAGCAACAAGGAGAGAAATCGTGCCTCAAAGGAACACAAGCCATAG